In the Aptenodytes patagonicus chromosome 5, bAptPat1.pri.cur, whole genome shotgun sequence genome, CAGACTGGTCATCAAATAGATAAAACACTCGAGATACTGAAATACGAGGGCCAGACCAAAGCCTAAAAGCAGGCAACAGTAACAAAAACTACTACCTATAGATGATGGGATGTGCCGAGAGCAGCAGGAAATAAAAGGGTACCTTCAGCGCACAGTAGGGAAAGAAGTGAAGATTCCTCTTCATGAATGCTTTCCCCTTGTCTTACCTCGCACAGGAAAGGGGATTAACCTAGAGTCTCTTCACAGCATGACACGTGCATTAAACTTCTGCATCACAGAACATCCGCTACACATTGCTTAGACTCTAGCGTACGAAGGCAAAATGTTGGCGTAACAGAAGCTCACGTGAAGAGGGGCTTATGTCTCCAGACTGCTGAAGCACCAAGATTTCAGATGACAGCTGTTCAGTTGCCTGCCATTTTCCAGGTGGAACGATAGGAGCAAAGGACAGCCACATCAACACGGAAAGTTGCAGAAGAGTGGGAAAACTCAGATAGGGTGATCCGATTTGATCAGTTAATTCTAGATCACTTAATGGCATTTTGTCCCCTTCCCCATTTTTTATGCTTAATGCCTCATGTTGTAAGACAACAGTACAGCTTACGGGTATGTGGTTATCACCTAACCATGCAACAAGGAGAGAGTCAATTATTTTATGGAATCACTAGGTATTTTTCCGCTGTCAATCTGTATCATCGAAATGGGGCATCCAATACCAAATTTCAGCACCAGGCAATAAGCCCATTTCAATCCATCTGCTTCAAAAAGTTACTGTACCTCATAAATGAACCGGTAATGAAAAGCATTTAAGACATTACAAAATTGAGAAGGGAACCTTTAATGTTCCAACTCCAGAACCAAGTTCTGCTTCAAGAGGTACGTGCCCCCCGGAACAGAACGGTTTATGTAAAGTCAAAACATCAAGACTATGCAAGACATACACACCTTTATGCCAGCACTTATTTATAGATCCTTTGCGGATCGCTTAAAACTAAGGTAAGGCGGCTTCTGAAAAGAGCAACTAGAATTTGTGCCAGCACTCTAGAGCTTTCAAGTagtaaacatttgcaaaacattaACTGCGGTCTTCACTCAGACAGATGGTTTCCATTCAATTCAAAAAAGAACTGGTGAAACAAAAATATCACTTAAAGCCTCAGATACTAAACACAACTATTTTCAATGCACCTTTTTCAAAGGAGTTGACCTCTGTGGCAGGGGACAAGTTGGCTTCCTTTCAGCctattttgtgaaaaaaatgctATAGGAGTCCTCCTGGTATTTGTATTGCTGTGTTCACACTACCCCCTAGTGATTGTTCAATTATATTTAATAGCATGACTCTTCTTCCCTTTGATTTTGAACATTATATATGGAAAGGGTTTACTGCAAGTATTACCTTAAAAACAGGTTTAGGTTCTAGCTCTAAGCCTTACGTGCATAACGTTTGCTCCATATCCCTTACAATCTTTTTGGTTGTCAGAAATTTCCTGTCACCTATTCAAGACGTATCTACAGACTCGAGTTCAGTGCACATACTGTATCTAAGTAGCAACACAAATCTCACTTTCAGTACTCCTCTAGCAGCTCTTCAGAATTTAACATACTTACAACCCTTGGGAAGAACATCCAATAGGTACCTACGTTTGAAGGTCTGTCTGCCAAGTAAAAAAGCCTGTTAACTTCCTCAGGACTTCAGAATCAAAACTCTTCTTTCAGAAGCAATTACTCCATTTCACCATCCCCTTAGTCTAACATCACTAGTTCACCTATGTTTAGAAGAAACTGGAGTACCTATCCTTTCACCAGGGCAATTGCCTACTAAGCCCAGTTACTAACCTCAATAAAGGCAGAAACACTATGGCACGAAGTACAGAAAATTTACCGTACAGCCAAGAGTGCGATGCTGCTGAATGCAGACAATAGCAACCCCACTAGTTCAAGACTCGGACCGAAGGTACTAGAAGAGGCATTAGGTACTTTATCTATACTTAACAGATCTTGTCCTAGTAGCTTCCGTACAACAGTATCCCCCTCCAACCTCTTTAACAGCTCTAACTATAGGGTTGTTGGTTTCCCCCCCCAAACACTAAAAACGCCTTACCTGTGTTACAATACTCTGCCTCAGTACAGAGGTAGGACAATTCAAAAATACTGGACTTAGGTAAGAATCAAGTCAGAGCCTTCATCAGCACAGCTGCTAGAGCTGCCCAGTCTGTTTCAGTCCTATTTAAAGCATGAAACTTCTATTTTGCTTGCTACTCTAAACACCTGCACCAGAATGCCCACACTTCTAGCATAGAGCATGCCTCATCCAGCCACTAATCCAATCTTAAGTGACTCCTTTACCACCACCAGATGAAAAATCAGGGGTGTACTGCACAGTTCGCAGACCAGAGACAGACCCCAGAGCCTGTCCTGACAACTCAGAAACAAAAGACAAGTCATGCCCGACTCCTTCATTAGCAAAAATCTAAACTGTGGAATTAGGCAGCTCTGAGTATCTCGTCTACATGTTTTGTTCTCCCTTCAGCTGTATGCTACAGGTCTATATAATACAGGCAGTCAAACAAGCGTATCTTAAAAGGACTTTCCAAACCAGTTTGAACACCAGGTGACAAAAGCATGCCCACCTCCATGAACTAACGCTGCCTGCTTGGAACTAGGTTATGCTACTATCCACAGAAAGCTCTGATTCTCTTCAAATTGATACTCAAAACGAGAGTAGTTTAATTACGAAAAGATTTTAATTCAGTGCAAACAGTGCACCAATGTTGAATTTCTCAGACTTTACAAAATGATAGCTTTCAAATCAAAACTAAAGAGCAAACCAGCATTTTATTGACATCGTTTATTTGTTGTCAAAGCCAGATGAGCACCTTCTTTCCAGAGTAATTCTTTCTACACTTCTTCATAGAATAATGTAATCTGTAAAGGAAAAGACAGATCAGTGCCACAcgattaaaacattttttatacTCACACCTTTATAGAGCCTGAAAAACTGGTTCCCAAACAAGGCAGGTGAACCACAGTAACTCTGAGAAGAACGTAACGTTCAAAATTTCACAGTACTGCCATGGGAATAAATGAGAGCCTCGATTACACCATTTCCGTAGAAGAGCTCAACAAGCTACAATTGCTTTACCAGCTTTCTGTTTAAGACATTATACTCACTACATCAGCTCCCAGACAGACTGTTTAAGTTGCTTTAAAATTAGTTGGACCATTTGTAATCAAACCAGAGTTTTGTCTCTAACAGTTACTGCCCACAGCACATCCAACTCACTTATGTTTCTGCagcaaagatataaaaatatagcCTAGGACTTGTCTAAAAGAGTATTAGGTCTGTTTATAAGTAATTTACTTGAAGTATCTGTAAGAGAACAACAGAAATCCATCCTCAAAATAGAAATCATACTACTGTAATCTATTTAAGACAATAAAAACCAAGGTGTGCTAGCCTCTCCTTAGCATACCTACAAAAGGAAGACGCAAGCTTTGTTTACAATAAGACTAAATAATCAACAGTTTTAGCAACAGCAAATCTGAGCTGCCCGatttattattttggtttttatacTAATCGGGGATTTCATGTAAGTGGAAGTGACATAAATTAGCAACTCACTAGTAAGCACAACAGTCGTCTTAACTCTTGCACTGGGTTCTGTATCAGCACAGTACCACGGTCTTTGCATAAATCAACGTTAAACCTATGCCATCGTAATGACAACAGGCTACTGAATGTCTACCCTTACAAAGCATTCTAAAGTCATACCTGTTATCCATTTCCCACCTGAAGTATGttcatttactgaaaaagaaGAAGCATTAATTAGTAAGAGAATAGTTTTATCAAAGTTATACTACTGTAGAAGATGGAGCTTTGGGGCTTTTTACTGACACTCACAATATGCTTTTTTCAATTACCACAGCGAAATGTGACAGAAAACCTCAAAGTTTTGACTACTATAGAGGCTGAAGACTTAGATTTCATGCATTCCCTCAAACTCAAAAGGGACCTAACAATAGCTGTTTAGGGCTTAAGTAATACTCAGAATGCAACTGCATGTTCAATTACGCCCACAGGCTCCAACGGTTTGAAGTGCCTATCCATCCACGCTTCTGTTTGatcaagttttttaaaaaacaacatttgTTTGGAAAGCTCACATGTCAAAGGCTGTCAACAACTACAGTTGTGACATTAAAAGGTAGGGTGGggtctggtggttttttttttttgcatttgctctgAATGCAAACACTAGGTGAGGAGCATCCACATCTACTCGTTGCAAACTTTCATGCAAGACTTGCTGCAAACTTATGTGAGCTCAGCTAGCTATAGAGCTAAGAATACGTTAAATAACACgaactactttaaaatacttctctTGAAACTGCAGGGAAACCAGAATGGGAATTCTGAAGGAGTGAGAAGTGAAAGGAAGCACCAAAGAAAACTTTTAACAGTCAGACATCAGCACAGTTGATGTCTGACTTAAAAGTTCAAGAAAAACTATTCAAGTGTGATTTCACCATTTCAATAGTTTTTGTGACTACATGGTACATAACTCACAGAACAATACAGACTTGCCTGAAGATGTCTCAGAATCGAGCGCCTACACATTTCTGAGATAAACGGTTTTCACAGATTGTGCAGGCGGACTCCAAAACATATTGCAGGACTCCAACTAAAAATTCCTCCACACGGCTGTGATAAAGGATGTTGAACCATGCCACACCGTTATGTTTGAACATGCATTTTTCAAGACAAAGCTTTAAGACACAAGTGTATTCCGCAAGCTTTTTTCTGCGATGCAGCACAGAACTCTTCTCAACCAAGTTTTCCAGAAAGCACGTAAATTACTTTGCCTTTAGTTTAAGTCTAATGCGAGGACACAAAGATTAACAAAACTGGTGAACAAATAAGGCCTAGCCCATGCACACTTATCAATTAAAAGATAGTTttgaaagtcattaaaaaaacctctaatCCAAAACAAAGTTCGCCTACTATTGAGATTGCATGCTAGTTTGAGAAGCACTTGATACAGAAGTCACATCTGCTATATAATTATCACAGCACGTGATCCTGGTCTTGATTTCTAAAGTGTTTATAAGCTTTAAGAGAATTTCTATGAACTGGACAGCTTTAGTAATCCAAGTGACAGTCATTTAACCATTTTGTATTAACAGTCAATAACAGCTACTTTCAAGTGCAAAATTCTTGAAGGGAAGAAGTTCATCCATACTACTGGTATCAGTGCAACACTAAACGACTCCCTTGACATTCACAAGAGGGCGTACGTTAGTGTTACTACTATACCAAATGCTAATTTGTGCTGTTATACTGTAAACAATTGTAAGACTTACTAGAACAgcattaaaacagaaagaaaaagggctCCAAATCTTATCTAGTACTTCGCAGCAACACTGGTTTATTTCCATCCAATGGTAACAAGAACTGCATTTATACAGTAAGTGAAGATTCTAATTTCACAGAGGAACCACTGTGGTTTGTGTCTTAACTTGGAATACTGCAGGGCAACAGTTAAATAGAGTTTAATGCTGACAACTGCATCGTTTCCAACCACCGCCTCAAATGCACAAAGCTGTGATGTGACTTAGTTTTCATAAAGATGCACAACTACTTTCACACAAAGGTCAGGTTACACACGCGATTGCACTGTACTACTTTGAATCAGAACCTGGGGTGTTTTGAACCAATGCCTCAAATCAAGAGCATTGAGtttctttgatttcttctcaTTTGGAATTCCTTAATGTCGTTTCACTAGTTTCAAAAATCTTGTTCGCTATTAGCCAAATTTTATTTCTAAGTCACACGGAATAAAGTTCATCATGTAGTTACCCGAACCCTTACAGGACAGAaccaagtttaaaacaaacatgcACGCATGCAAGGCAGTACAGTGCTTCAACTAAAAGGATGGGCACGTGTTTCAGTGATGTATAATTCAGTCACCACATCCATGCTGGTTTTCAGTACCTGCTAGATACTTCATTTCTGATGGAGAATTCCAagaaagtaggggaaaaaaaaaaaagcaaaagcgaAGATTACTAAAGTTCGAGTTGTCAAAGCACTCTAGCAGCTACAGAGCTAAGCGTCAAAACCCATCGCCCCGTCTTCCCTTGTTATAACACCTGGAGAACACCCACTTAGCTGCACAGCTTACTCAGCGTTTTTCAGGGGCAAAAAAGCTGCTAAGGAAGATGACTGTCTTCACACCCAGGCTACTCCTcagttttggtgggtttttcttttttaatgacagaGGAACTCTGTCTCCGTCCCAGCTGCACACCTGGCAAGCTGGTATCAAGTTCCAGCCACAGCACAGGAGGGTCCCaccaggggtaaaaaaaaaaaaacccactgtctTGGGAATCAGTCACTTAAAACCAGGATAGAGCAGGCATTCTGCCTTATTTCTATTTGCACACTGTCCTCACTGCCTACAGCACCACACATCCTTAACACAAACTCCTCTATAAATAACACCATAAATAACAGTAACTTGGTGGAGTAAGCATTAGGTATTTAGGTAGTCTGAGTAACAAGTGTTAATAATATCTAATTTGTATATTGCAAGGCTGAGTTACGAGATTAGAGCCATACTGTTAGATTTACAAAAGTTTAACTTTAGTTCAAGTGACATGTAGGAAACAATCATTTAAGAAGCATTATTCCACATTCTATCAGCTAAGCTTGCAGCAGTGAGGAGCAAAACTAAGCTACTGAGCTGGTAAGAAGCTATACAACACCACACAGATTACCTTCTGTTATCCAGTagaacaggtgaaaaaaaaaatggaagaaaaacaacgTTATTCCGTTGAAGAATTTCTAATCAACGTTTCAAAGGCAACACGCTCACTCCACTTACAGATATTCTCATCCTACCTTCTTGCCAGCACCAACATTTGCCTTGGCTGTGCCCCTGActttcttcatcctgttcttaCGCTCCTTCCGCTGCTTCCTAGAAGTCTTCTTCTTTTCATACAAGCCATGCTATTAAAAACAGTTAAAGTTACATTTAACTTTGCTTCACCGATAGTAATGTCTGAATTTAAGTTTCGCTATTTCTGGACTTTGCAAATACTGTTTAAATTTGAAATACTAGCTAAGTAGTGAGACAAGTTCACTAGTTAATGAACGATTCAGCACAGAATATAAGCGCTACAGTAGCATATCTATCAGTCTCATCTCTTACGCTTCTCGAAGACCTTTAACAGTGGTCAGTCATCTATTACTGCTAAATGTCACTGGTAACATCGATTTCGCCTTTGTGATCCCCctataataaacaataaaaaactTACCCTATTTTGCAAATGCAGAAGCTAGCCTATATTATTTTAAGGCCTCTTATAGAGCTCCGAGTACACCAACAGTACTTTCACAAAAATTTAGCTTTTATACGAGTAAATCACGAATCACTAAACACTTCACATCCATCCCAACTGCTTTCAAGTTACCAGAAAACAACCCACCCTGGCAAGCCTGTGCTTTGGTTCGTTTTTCTTTGCATAGTCCAGAGAATCGTAGATCATGCCAAAACCTGTTGTCTTGCCACCACCGAAGTGAGTTCTGAAGCCAAAGACGAAAATCACATCGGGGGTCGTCTTGTACATTTTTGCCAGCTTTTCCCTGATTTCTGTTTTGGGGACTGTGGCCTTCCCAGGATGAAGAACATCAATCACCTAAGAAGGAATTTTGACAAGTTGCATGAAAGCAAGAGAAGGTCAACATCCAGTACAACAGCCAGGCCCTACAGTCCCACCGCGAGCTTAACACTTAAACTAACCCACCTCAGCAGCAGAAAGTATTATTAATTTGATACCAAAGTGTTCTTAACAGTTTCCCGCCTCAAGAGACAAAACAACTCACTACCTCACCATCAAGATTTACCTTCAGCACGCATCAACACATTTAAACCTATAAGCTCTCACAAGGAGGACTCTGGAGGTTTTAAGGGCCCCTTACTTATAGTGGCTAAAGAACACCTGCAGCCCAGGACCAACGGACAAGCAATTCAAagcagttttctgtatttttaccaTCTGCTTGCGCTGAAGCAGTCTGTTTGTCATGAACTTCCTGGTTCTGATGGTCACTGTGTCATTCTGCAAGAGAAAATACCAAGAAGTAAGACAAAACAATAGCGACGTGTACAATTCAAACGTAGTATGTATATCAATAATGCAGGGTACAGCATTTACCCACTACAGTCGGTGGTCTCTCAGATGCTGACAGTGAACTCATAGCCTAAGGGGACTGGTCCTGGGCTACAGATAACGCCCCTATAAAGCACACTTTGAGTACACATCAGCTGATGACAGACACCCTCGGTTTCCAAACAACGTGGCGACACGCGCACCTCCACCGTTCTGAGAGGCTGAGGCGGCTTTTAACGCAATCCGTGGACTACAAGCCCAAGCGCCACAGCAGGACAAGGCAAGTTTCCTCAGCAAACCGACGCGTTACCGCCTCTGCGGCGCTTTCAGGCAAGAACAGCCCGGAGGCTGAGAGACGAGCACGACCTACAGCTCATCCTTAACACCTTAAGGGCGATGCTACACCACTAGCAAAGCCTAGGGCTGCCCCTACCCACCGGCAGCGCGGCGGGCCCACCACACCGGCCCACCACACCGGCCCACCACACCGGCCCACCACACCGGCCCACCACACCGGCCCACCACACCGGCCCACCACACCGGCCCACCACACCGGCCCACCACACCGGCCCACCACACCGG is a window encoding:
- the RPS24 gene encoding small ribosomal subunit protein eS24 isoform X2, whose amino-acid sequence is MNDTVTIRTRKFMTNRLLQRKQMVIDVLHPGKATVPKTEIREKLAKMYKTTPDVIFVFGFRTHFGGGKTTGFGMIYDSLDYAKKNEPKHRLARHGLYEKKKTSRKQRKERKNRMKKVRGTAKANVGAGKK
- the RPS24 gene encoding small ribosomal subunit protein eS24 isoform X1, which produces MNDTVTIRTRKFMTNRLLQRKQMVIDVLHPGKATVPKTEIREKLAKMYKTTPDVIFVFGFRTHFGGGKTTGFGMIYDSLDYAKKNEPKHRLARHGLYEKKKTSRKQRKERKNRMKKVRGTAKANVGAGKKK